The Xiphophorus hellerii strain 12219 chromosome 6, Xiphophorus_hellerii-4.1, whole genome shotgun sequence genomic interval CACCACTGTGCTCCATAAAGAGAattaaactttctttttgcCAGACTCTTTTGgagtctgtttgtgttttaaaacaaaccacTCCACACCTATGAAACCACAGTTTTGGGAACAATGTTgaaatttgtttctgttcagtagCATATGATAGTCTTTACTGTCATGGCGTGCACATAATTTCAAAAACACACTGGGTAATAGGCACTACACCAGGTTAGATCAGGTTTGTCACACCACTATTGGTGCTGACAAACATCTAAAAGCAATGCAGTTCAATGGCAGGACACCGCTTAATGCTCTCTGGATGTCTCCCTTACCACAAGCATCTCTAGGCATGCTTGGAACCCTGGTCCCATCAGGGCTAGACTGGGATTTGAGAGGTGTAGGTTGCAGCTCTGACCTTTTACTAAGGCAGGGCTGTCTGTTTGCACTTCTCCCATAAGCCCTCCCTCCAGTCAGACTGCTAAGCAACCCCATCAGAACAGGGGTGCACACACACCTTCGCCCTTGGTGAAACCTCAGAGACCACAGGGAGAAGGAGCATTGCAGAGGTTAATTCTGATCATCCACTATTTATGGCTTTCACTTTAGAACAAGGGTTGGCATTAACACTTTAAAGGAGACATGTCTTCTTTATATCAATAAAAGATATCAGAAGAAGGACCATCTAGAAGAGACTTTAGTCAGATGGTAAAAGTCTTAAGCAGATATGCTCAGAGAAACCAGCTGTTGATCAAAATCAGAAGGTTTTCAGTTTAACAGGCCCTCGTTGGTTATTGGCTGGCTGGcattaaaaaatcaaatcttATTTTCTGTCAGTGAATGGATCATGTCTAAGCAGTTATATGTTACACTGTTGTTTAAGTTGTTacttgaggaaaaaaagagaaaatgatgtTAGCTATTTTTAGAgtgaaaaactgttttgcaaACATGTTGAGACATATGTTTGCAAATTACCAATTTAGAATATTCAGAACCACACAACAGCCCTTTTTCAAAGAGGTCCCTTGTAAGAGAGTTTTAAAGCTGGTCATGGAGTGACAAACACACAGCTGAGTGAGTGACTGGGTGTGTCATATGCAATGATTTatcttacaaaacaaaaacctacaaTTATATTAGTCAGAGTGTTTTTACAAACTGTTTGTCCCTCTTACAATTTCACTTTCTCATAGTTATGCAAATTTGGACTTTTAGCAAACCCAATATGTGGTTTTCTTACATACCAAGAGGTTGAAGTTACTCTGTATGGTTTTACCTTTACAGATGTTGGATTTTTGAATTAAGTATCTACATTCTCTTGGTATTGCACACAGAGACAGCTGTTTGAGTAATGCTTGCCACACTCagcatattaatttattaaataaggTTCTAAAGTATTAAATGTCAActccttgtttttaaaaaaatagcaaaacccTGTTTATCGGAACTGctttatgaaacaaaactaaaaagcaACACACTATAATCTATTTTATGCGCTCTCAAATTATAGCTCTTGaagaaaagtcattttttgcatgtttgaggTTTACTAAAAACAGAGAGCTCAAAAAACTGATCTACGTATGTCTACTCCAAAAGCATGCTTGAAAATTACAAAGATAATAATTTATCTTGGGCAAAGATTAGAgaaattacaacaaataaacacattttgtcaagGAAGCAACCCCAAGTCGCCACTGCGACACTAACCCACCAATTGCAATGCAGTGAGGGGCAGCGAGCGCCTGCTCAGAGTTTGTACAAGCAGGCTGTATGAACTGAGAGGATCAGATATTTTCTCACATGTTGGCCTAGTCTGTGAGGTGCGGTGAAATGTCAGGAAAATCAATAGATAAGGACCACATCAGACCCAGCTTGTCTGGCCTAGCAACAGAGCATCCCCATGGTGATGTCAATTACCTCtgctttacaacaaaaacactggGAAGAGTCTCTGCAAAGCTGTAAAACTTTTAATGCAGTCTCCTGGTTACATCGAGGAATTTGTAAGAAACCCTTTTTATCCTACTTGTGAGTAAGACAAAGAATGTGCGAATCTTATTGAtgggtgatttttttgtttttttattgttttttcaactCAGTCTGATTTCTATTCTCCTCATGGACCCCACATTAGTCAGGGAGAGGTATAATGTAACGAGCAGTAAGGTGCACATAATTGCATATTAGCAGCAACACACTTGGCTGCACGGGAGGTGACTGTGCTAACGAACAGAGAGGCGTTATTAATCACCAATTAATAAAAGCAGGGAGATATCACATTCAGTGTATGGCACGCATGGATTGCTTTGTTTTCAGTGGCTGGTCCAAACCCATtctcttatttatttcataagaTTGATCCTGTTCCTGTGCTGTGTTGTTTATCGAGTTCTGACTCTGATCCAGCCCCCCCCCAGGATTCAAACGAGGATTGTTTCGTCATGTTTGTTAACAGATTACATGTGTTTATCCTCTATGAATGAGTCCTAGAATCTGTGGGAACACCATCAGACATGCCTAATCAAAGATGATTataggaaaagaaacaaagcaagaaaTCCCGTGTTCTGCTTATGCATAAGGAGTAAGAAAAGGggataaaaaatgtgtttccactAGGGCACACAGAGTGATGGAGACCATATAATCAACATACAACAGGCCAAGTTGCTCCAGGGGCCCAAGACAAGAGGATATGTGTCAAGGATAATTTTAAAACCCTTAGCAAGAGACAAAACAAGGCTTTCAGCTTCAAAAACTGTTACTGTGTGCCTCCTGTCGGTTTCTCCTCTAACAGCCAACACAGTATGCTTTGCCAGGTTGGAGCTCAGTTAATATGAACATGTGAGAGCTAAATACTGAGACAGAGGAAAACGGGGAGCTAGTGGACAGGGAgaacagagaggaaaagaggaagagaacaGAGGAGAGCTAAAGGCCTCTCGCTCGGTCTCCTCTCCAGCTCTGTAACGGCCCACAGTGCCTGCTTCACACAGAGCGGCCAGCTGTACAGCAAATGTGCCTTTCCCTCTCCGCCCCCAAACCTTTCCACCCCTCCGGTGCCCCGCCACCCCCTTCGCCTGGGCTGACCAGGCCACCGGCTCCTCTCTGCGAGAGAGGGCTCCTCCCTGACTTGGCTTCGAGCTCACCGTTGTCACCAACCCAAAAGAATTCTGTAGAGGTGACCCCGAAAACAGTTTTCCAGGATGtagtttggttttgtttgtttacagtcaCCCTTCTGTGTGCTGCCACCTTGGCAGTTGCTGCTGAGAGTGGGCAGGAGGGAAATGAGGATAGgacaggagaaagaaaaaacaagaaagaaagcaagacagaaggaaagaaacaaagaattaaaaaaaactctaaatgccCTGTTggctttaaaacactttaagaaTGAACCCAAGCTTCAAAACACGTTATGGCTCTGAAAATCCACACAGGGACATTTGAAACAGAGTGATAAATGGGCCAAACTTGCCCCCCCATGAGGGCCCAAATGTCATAGTTTACACTAGGGTCAAAGTGAAGCAGTGGGGTTTCGTGATGGCATGCTGATAAAACCAAACAGGGTTTTGTATCAGTGAAAGACCTTCAAAAGAcctcttaaaaaacaaaataaaaaggcgGAGTTTGTGAAACATTTGCCGAAGTGTGCATCAGCTATCAAAATGGAGAAAtgtattgatggaaaaaaaattttgtaatcaggaggaaaaaaatagacattGAAAGGATTGATACTGACTGCAACAGCTGAAAGCTGTAAAAATCTGTGTGTCTCTGGAGAAAAATCGGACACCCTCGATTCTGTAAGTGTGCCATGCCAAAAAAACTCTAAACTAAAGAGTGGCCAGCTGTCTTCTGGCCTGCTATTAAATTGCTCCTTGGATGGTGGCgatatcatttttttctccataggAGTATCACACCAGGTCCCCAAACAGAGCGACCAGCTGTACAGCAAATGTGTACTGATCCATCTGGGCCCTGGTAGGCTGCAGCCTCCATCTTAAGACACGTGGGGCCGTTCATGGGCTTGGCTGGGGCCGATCTGCAGCACAACCCCTCTGCAATCGTGGCCTCCTCCTCCCTTTCATTTACCTCCATTATCATAGTAAATGTTGAGTAGCTGAGCTCCAGATCCGCCCTTTATGCCTGAACCAGGACCGTCATCATCCGAACGTAATGTCCATGCATCAAAATCCACTGGCAGTCTTACAGAAGAGGTAGCTACAACCACTTCGCCCTAATGGGAGGAGGTGAAGGTGGGGGCTCATTACATTTGCTTTGGAGACACTATTGTATTACACAGGCAGCTAATAAGAATGCGTCTGGCTGAGACGGGCTCGGGTTCTGTTGTTCCATACACTTAGTAGTATAGTTATGTCACGACACATCACTATATATAGAGTTATCAGTGTGAACTGACACCATGGAGCGGGGCATGGATGAAAACAACACCCCTATGAATCCAGCGTCTGCTCCATTACCTACGCTAATAACGCTGACAGCTGAGCGGAGATGACCCCAGCCCCCTGTTTCCCCTCTCCTGTGCAGATGGCCATTAAAAGGAGAAAGTGTCCCTTTTTTCTGTGGAGAAGGTATTTAGAGCTTTTtccaaattagatttttttatttgcttttggcTCTACATTAACTTTGTAGTGATTACAGACCAGAACTTTAGCCATGATCAGCACTTAAAGAACCACTGGAATTCACAGTAAGTATTCAGTTTTTGCCATCACAAACCTAAATGTAATTCACTGGGATTTTAgtggataaaaacaaagtagCATATTATTTTGGAGTGAAAGGTTTACACTGAAAAATTATACACAGTTGTCCATGTTTCTGCGTCCTTTTGCATTCAGTTTTGTATACActaataatccatccatccattttctaacacccatCCATTTTTAACacctggtgcctatctccagctaacgttccgggtgagaggtggggtacacccatggcaggtcgccagtctgtcgcagggctaTACACTAATAAGCCtgaataaaattcagtgcaaccTATTTACTTCATAAGTCAATATAGTCCAACTGTATGTAATTTAAACTCAGTGAATACACTGTTCTATAATGGCCTATGAAGAGTGTCACAAGAACCAAGAGACATGTAGCAGGTCAAAGATAAagatattttccatttttggaaAGAGTATGGCACAACCACAAACCTATCAAGACATGAACATCCACCTAAACTGATGGGTTGGGCAAGGAGAAAATCATTTAGAGAAGCAGTCCAAAAGTCTGAGGTAAATTTGGAAGAGGTGCAGAGGAAACGACAACTATTAGCTGTGCCCTCCATGAATCAGGTAATCATGATTAAGTGGCAGGAATAAAGCCAATGTTGAAAGAAGGCCATGGGAAGTTGCTCTTAGGAGCTTGCCACAAAGCATGTAGATggcacagcaaacatgtggaacaATATATTCTTTTCAAAGGAAACCAAAACCAAGCTTTTTGGTCTACATGCAAAACATTATGTGGAGGAAACCACAGCACATCATACTGTGCTGTGAAGCCATCCTTAAGGTAACACATGGTGATGGTAGTATTAGTCTGTTAGGTTGCTTTTATTCATGGAGGGCactgaaaaagtcagaattgaTTGAAATATGGTCAGAGTCAAATAGAGGGCAATCctagaagaaaacctgtttgaggttgcaaacatttcaaacttggGCTGAGGTTTACCTTTGAGAACGACAATGATATACAGCCAGAATGGGATGGCCTACTAAAAGTCCAGCTCTAAATCAATttgaaaatctgtggcaaggcctgaaaattgatgttcacataCAATCTACACGCAATTTGACTGAGGTTCAGCTGTTTTATAAAGAACAATggttaaaaaagtcaaatgtgcAAAGATGGTGAAGACATGTTCCATAACACTTGTAGCAAAAGGCAGTTctgcaaagtattgactcaCTAGGACTAAATACACATACACCccaaatgttttagatttttaattgaaacaaattgtgaaaaatatgcaatattCTGTGCTACTCTACTACTACTCTAAGAGAcaatttgtgtttgtctttaaaataaaatcccaatgaaatacactGATATTTCTAACTGCTtaatcacaaaatgtaaaaaaaatcgaATGAGTATGAACACCTTTGCAGGAAATTGCAAAGGAAAAATCTCTTCACGGTccaaataaagggaaaaaatattgCAACTATTGTATCATCatacattattattaaaacatttaagcacATTAGCTTTACTTTGTTCACCTTcacttttgtttcatatttcaataactttgctttttccatattttacaAATCACTAAATGACTTTGACTAAGAGAAACCTTTTGAGAAGTCAGATGAAACCTGTTATCATGTTGAATACTAAGAAATTGCATATCATAGAAGTAAGACATCAGACAATAACCCAATCACCTATCCTCCTGTTATCTTAAGCTCTCTGAATTCCGCTATTATGAGGGAACTGTGTGCTTGTGCGGCTGAAAGACATAAAATAACCAGTAGGGGGGTTTGTTTTCTACCCTCCCAGTGTGCTCCGTGACTGCCTTTGCGAGAGAAAGGACTAATGCTGGCATGGTACTGTATTAGGCACCCCCAGTAGACTAGTGGGTGAGCAGATCGCAAAGATGAATACaaaacacacacctacacaccctCAGCTCGTCTCTCTCTTTTGCAAATACGCCGCAGAATCAAAATCACAAATCACATGCCTCTGATTGTTTATGCACAAACAGTGGGCCCCTGATAGAATTGCCTACCAGTCCTGATAGAATTGCCCACCGTGTTTAAATTCACCTGCGCCTAGAAGCGTGTCCCAAACAGAGAGGCGGTTTGGTTCCAGATCAATGAGTCTCTCCCCCACTGAAGACAACAGATAATGCAGTGTAATGAAAGAGCCGCCAAACGagctgaataaatgaatgaataaaggaACGTGAGACCGGAATTCAGACGCCTACTTACTGCAGGCAAGAAAACCTGTTTTCCAATTGTCTCCTCTCTACAAATTATTCTGCCTGCATACAAATGGCAACCAAAagtgaagacattttgaaaatgtggaGACTGGTTTTACACTGGCACTCACAGTTTAGAAATCTTGTAAAAAGTAGGAATAAATCTGCAATATCTTTTGTAATATACAACATAATATTCAATTTCCAGTTGATTTAATGCATTAAATGCactttgtacaaaaatatagtACAAAATATTGTACCAACAACAAACAGATTTAAGAGGAGTGCTGATGTAAAAAGATGCATCAAATGGATAcgctaaacaaaaacaacaaaggaaagTATGGGTGTGTGGACaattattgaaaaatatcaaaagcTTTGCAAGTATTTTTAACAGTTCTATAAGGGTTTGTTTGAAAATAGAATACTCAGTATAATAGAGTAATTTTGAATTGAGATTTTCGTCTCCACAAGCATGCAAAAATCAGTCACATGCAGGGAAGatgaaactcaaaaaataatgaaagcaCAACACTTGGGATGCATTTGATggtcaaaatattaaaataattccaCCTATTTGGTGATGTGATCCGGGCACTTGTAAGCCTGAATGAGACAGGGTCaaatatttcagcatttaatCATAATGTTTAATATATGATTCATCCTTTATAAAGTGGCCAAAAATCTTTCTGTTATTGTTATAAATTAATTGGGAAAATTTTCCTTACTGATTTGCATACTTCATAAATGACAGTCACAGAAAATCATTTTGCAAAACAGTTACATGTTATACCTGAAGGCCACATTGATTGATCATATGTCATATTATAGACAAACTGATAAATTACACAAGTGCTGCTGAAGCAGAAATAGAACAGATTAtccatttaatgaaaaaaagcattCTTTCCTACCCAGCATGTGGTTGGCCACATGAACTTGGATGTCCCATTCGCTGTAGAACACCATCTGACATTTGATGCACTGGTATGTCTTCTTCTATGAATATAAAAACAGGAATCAATGACAAGTTTAAACAGCAGATAATTGCAGCTGTTTTAGCAATTTGATGAAgtgacacaaaaatatattttcttagtCAGTTGCTTAACCTTAGAAGTGTTAGTCTAATTGAATACAAAAATGATCAGCAATACCTCCTCAGTTTGAGAGGGGCTGGCTCTCGGCATTGGTGACACTTGGGGGGTCTTCATATGCCCACTGTTGCTGTCCCCTGCTTGTTCTCGATGCACCATCTGGACATGGTTTTGCAACTCGGTCTCAGTCTCAAACTTCACATTGCAGCTGGAACAGCGTGTCTTGATGGCAGACAAAGAAGATgtagaagaggaagaggatgatgaagaaACACCCTTGCCTTTTCCATCTCCAGGACTCAAGCTCTCTCCTTGAACCCATGCAGCAGTTGTTGCAGGAGTCGTGGCCccaccctgctgctgctgttgccttCCTCCATTAACTGTTGGACTGGAGCTTTTGGAGCCAGCGGCTGTCACACAAGATGCACAAAGTCCGTAAGGCAGCCCATTGATGTCCAGCTTCACTAAGTCTAGTTTGGACCGGAAATCTTTCAGGCAAGAGGCACACTTAAAAAGCTTTTGAGTGTGGTGTGGGTGTTGGTTTTGAGAGATGACATTGTTGCGACTCATAGGCTGGTTGGAGGACATAGTACCTGTCTTCTGCATGTGAAAGGTACCATGGATCTTGAGCTCCAATGTTGAGGTTACTGTCTGCATGCAAACCACACAGCGAAAACCTGTTAGAGAGTTCCTTAGGTCAGGGTGCATCTGGCAATGCTCGAGAAAGTCTTCCTCGCTATGCAGCGGCATCTTACAAATGCGGCAGCTGCCTGTGTCCAGACTCTTGCTATGGGTTACTTTATGCTCTGTAAGGGTAAGCAAGGAAGGAAATCGTTCCCCACAAATTGGACACATGTAGTGCTTTACAGGCCCAAGGTGAGTCTGCATATGTTCCCTTAGCCCAGCCTCAGAGAAGAAGGTACGGGAACAGACATTGCACTTGTGATTACCCTTGatcatttcagcttttcttttgatcATTGCACTCTCACCAGGGCGAATATTGTGATCTCTTAATTGGTGGTTAGTGAGGAGGGATTCCATAGTATAAGATGCTCCACATATTTCACACCCATACATGGGATCTGCTGTGTCCACCTCTTCTTCACTTCCATCATGGCTGTTCTGTGACTCCACCACAGATCCTCCACCTGCTCCTGGACCGTGGCTGTTAGTTAAGAGTCCTTGGATTTCAACATCTTCTTTAGGCTGGCCATCCCCACCACTTACAGCAGAGCCATTAGTGCCACAATTTGGGGTCTTTCCCTCAAACACACAGTGTTTCTCCCTTAAATGCTTCTCTAGAAGGACAATGGCATGGAAAGCTTTACTGCAGAAACGACAGTTGTACTTCTTGCTGTGGGTGGTAATGTGGCACTGGAGCTCCACCTCCGTGCCAAAGGACTCTCCACAAAAAATACATCGGTGAGAACGGCCTTGGTTTTCCAGATGGCTGTGTTTAACGTGCAACTGTAGGTCGGTCTCATGTCGGAAGTCCCAGTTGCAGGATGTGCAACGATACACCTTCTTCTCATTGCTGTGCTTTACAGCCAGGTGAAGTTGAGTAGACACCTTTGAGTCAAAGACTTCCTGGCACAGAGTGCAGCGAAAAAACACGAAAGTATGCATGTCAAGGAGGTGCTTCTGCAGGTCATCCACTGAAGTGAACTGCTTGTCACAGCTTTCACAAATGTAATACGTGGAGGTAATCGTGAAGTGAATTGTCACATGCTTCAGTAAGGATTCTTGGTTGGGGAACTCTTTGTTACACTGGGGACAAGTGAGCTGAGGCTGTAGACCATCCAAATGAGTTTTGAGGTGAGTCTGGAAAAGGTCTAAACTTGTGTATTTGGCACCACATTGGTTACATATGAACTCACTGGCTGTGCGTGAGGCAGAGCTACCTTGTTTTAGCATGGCAGTTTGTTCCACAGATATTGGTGAAGAGGGGCTGAGAGTGCGCAAAGATTTCTTTCCATTGTTGATGTAGTTCAGAGCCAGAGGAatgttcttgtgattctccttAATGTGCTTGTTGAGTTTCAAAACACTGTTAAATATGGGTGAGTTGGTGCAATATGAACAGGAGTAAACCTCTACTATAGGCTCCTTGGGAGTTACAGCCAAGGGTGAGTCAAATCGCAGGCTTCCTCCATCACAGTGTGTCTGACGAACATGCTCCTCTAATGTAGCCTCAGTCAAAAACCCCATGAAGCATTGAGGGCAAAAGAAGGCATTACTCTCCTTGGCAACGGGACTGGGAAAACCATGGGAGCAACGGATGTGCTCCTGGAGGGCATTTAGGTCACTTAACACCTCAGGGCAAAAGTTACACTGAAGGAGGGCATCGGGCAGGCTGGCTAACAGGGCAGCATGGTCTTCTGCATTGTGGACCTGTTTAAGATGTTCATTTAGGTTTAACAGCGAGGGTAGAACCTCCAAGCAAAATTGGCAAGTATGAGCTTGCTCTGGCTTGTCCAGATGCATGGTTCGTAGGTGAATTTGAAGTACAGCCAAGCTAGAGAATACTTGCTTGTTGCAGTAAATGCAACTGTAGGAGATTTTAGGCTGCTTTGAGGATCTCCCTCCCAACTCAGATGTGTTCTGAGAAGCTCTCTTTCTCCTTCCTCTTGTCTTGGGAACAGGCGCTGCTGCTTCCACCATCGTAGAGCTATCAACAGAAAGATTGGAATCAGGAGTGGTGCTAGAGACAGAAGTGTAGCCCACAGTGAGCAAGGAAGGGCTGTTGCTATGATTACTGGATTCTGGGAGCTGGTGAATGTCCATATGAGAATAGAGGTCCTCTACAGACAAAAAGTGCTCAGAGCAGATGGTACAGGTGTGGCCCTTCCTGTCCCGGCTGTGGGCCTGGTCAATGTGGGTCAGCAGGGTGCCCTCATCACTGAAGGGTTCGTGGCAGTAGATGCACTGCAGGGTGGCCCCAAGGCCTCCATCCTCAGATGGAGAACATTCAGGGTGACACTCGGCGATGTGCCGCTGTAGCTCTTCTGGGACATCAAAACCTTCCTCACACCGACTGCACTTCCGAGTTTCTTTTAGTTTCCATTCGTCAGCTCTATTAAAGCCTGTGCTGCCACTGTCTTTGCCCCTTTCATGTACTTGCATGTGGCCGTGgagggagctggaggagaggaagCCTCGACGGCACACAG includes:
- the znf521 gene encoding zinc finger protein 521 isoform X3, with product MSRRKQAKPRSLKVEDNVTEDQHSPGQTAIPSDPECALERVAEDGEAGHLRKRLLSPEEGEEGEEEDEEPALHSCDSCRQVFESLSDLTEHKINQCQLTDGADLEDDPSCSWPASSPSSKDQTSPGHCEDYEFGEEEGGPGLPYPCQFCDKSFSRLSFLKRHEQSHGDKLPFSCTFCSRLFKHKRSRDRHVKLHTGDKKYHCGECDSAFSRSDHLKIHMKTHASNKPHKCPVCRRGFLSSSSLHGHMQVHERGKDSGSTGFNRADEWKLKETRKCSRCEEGFDVPEELQRHIAECHPECSPSEDGGLGATLQCIYCHEPFSDEGTLLTHIDQAHSRDRKGHTCTICSEHFLSVEDLYSHMDIHQLPESSNHSNSPSLLTVGYTSVSSTTPDSNLSVDSSTMVEAAAPVPKTRGRRKRASQNTSELGGRSSKQPKISYSCIYCNKQVFSSLAVLQIHLRTMHLDKPEQAHTCQFCLEVLPSLLNLNEHLKQVHNAEDHAALLASLPDALLQCNFCPEVLSDLNALQEHIRCSHGFPSPVAKESNAFFCPQCFMGFLTEATLEEHVRQTHCDGGSLRFDSPLAVTPKEPIVEVYSCSYCTNSPIFNSVLKLNKHIKENHKNIPLALNYINNGKKSLRTLSPSSPISVEQTAMLKQGSSASRTASEFICNQCGAKYTSLDLFQTHLKTHLDGLQPQLTCPQCNKEFPNQESLLKHVTIHFTITSTYYICESCDKQFTSVDDLQKHLLDMHTFVFFRCTLCQEVFDSKVSTQLHLAVKHSNEKKVYRCTSCNWDFRHETDLQLHVKHSHLENQGRSHRCIFCGESFGTEVELQCHITTHSKKYNCRFCSKAFHAIVLLEKHLREKHCVFEGKTPNCGTNGSAVSGGDGQPKEDVEIQGLLTNSHGPGAGGGSVVESQNSHDGSEEEVDTADPMYGCEICGASYTMESLLTNHQLRDHNIRPGESAMIKRKAEMIKGNHKCNVCSRTFFSEAGLREHMQTHLGPVKHYMCPICGERFPSLLTLTEHKVTHSKSLDTGSCRICKMPLHSEEDFLEHCQMHPDLRNSLTGFRCVVCMQTVTSTLELKIHGTFHMQKTGTMSSNQPMSRNNVISQNQHPHHTQKLFKCASCLKDFRSKLDLVKLDINGLPYGLCASCVTAAGSKSSSPTVNGGRQQQQQGGATTPATTAAWVQGESLSPGDGKGKGVSSSSSSSSTSSLSAIKTRCSSCNVKFETETELQNHVQMVHREQAGDSNSGHMKTPQVSPMPRASPSQTEEKTYQCIKCQMVFYSEWDIQVHVANHMLGLQVPGSHHQIEEGLNHECKLCSQSFDSPAKLQCHLIEHSFEGMGGTFKCPVCFTVFVQANKLQQHIFSAHGQEDKIYDCSQCPQKFFFQTELQNHTLTQHSS
- the znf521 gene encoding zinc finger protein 521 isoform X6, encoding MKTHASNKPHKCPVCRRGFLSSSSLHGHMQVHERGKDSGSTGFNRADEWKLKETRKCSRCEEGFDVPEELQRHIAECHPECSPSEDGGLGATLQCIYCHEPFSDEGTLLTHIDQAHSRDRKGHTCTICSEHFLSVEDLYSHMDIHQLPESSNHSNSPSLLTVGYTSVSSTTPDSNLSVDSSTMVEAAAPVPKTRGRRKRASQNTSELGGRSSKQPKISYSCIYCNKQVFSSLAVLQIHLRTMHLDKPEQAHTCQFCLEVLPSLLNLNEHLKQVHNAEDHAALLASLPDALLQCNFCPEVLSDLNALQEHIRCSHGFPSPVAKESNAFFCPQCFMGFLTEATLEEHVRQTHCDGGSLRFDSPLAVTPKEPIVEVYSCSYCTNSPIFNSVLKLNKHIKENHKNIPLALNYINNGKKSLRTLSPSSPISVEQTAMLKQGSSASRTASEFICNQCGAKYTSLDLFQTHLKTHLDGLQPQLTCPQCNKEFPNQESLLKHVTIHFTITSTYYICESCDKQFTSVDDLQKHLLDMHTFVFFRCTLCQEVFDSKVSTQLHLAVKHSNEKKVYRCTSCNWDFRHETDLQLHVKHSHLENQGRSHRCIFCGESFGTEVELQCHITTHSKKYNCRFCSKAFHAIVLLEKHLREKHCVFEGKTPNCGTNGSAVSGGDGQPKEDVEIQGLLTNSHGPGAGGGSVVESQNSHDGSEEEVDTADPMYGCEICGASYTMESLLTNHQLRDHNIRPGESAMIKRKAEMIKGNHKCNVCSRTFFSEAGLREHMQTHLGPVKHYMCPICGERFPSLLTLTEHKVTHSKSLDTGSCRICKMPLHSEEDFLEHCQMHPDLRNSLTGFRCVVCMQTVTSTLELKIHGTFHMQKTGTMSSNQPMSRNNVISQNQHPHHTQKLFKCASCLKDFRSKLDLVKLDINGLPYGLCASCVTAAGSKSSSPTVNGGRQQQQQGGATTPATTAAWVQGESLSPGDGKGKGVSSSSSSSSTSSLSAIKTRCSSCNVKFETETELQNHVQMVHREQAGDSNSGHMKTPQVSPMPRASPSQTEEKKTYQCIKCQMVFYSEWDIQVHVANHMLGLQVPGSHHQIEEGLNHECKLCSQSFDSPAKLQCHLIEHSFEGMGGTFKCPVCFTVFVQANKLQQHIFSAHGQEDKIYDCSQCPQKFFFQTELQNHTLTQHSS
- the znf521 gene encoding zinc finger protein 521 isoform X2, with translation MSRRKQAKPRSLKEDNVTEDQHSPGQTAIPSDPECALERVAEDGEAGHLRKRLLSPEEGEEGEEEDEEPALHSCDSCRQVFESLSDLTEHKINQCQLTDGADLEDDPSCSWPASSPSSKDQTSPGHCEDYEFGEEEGGPGLPYPCQFCDKSFSRLSFLKRHEQSHGDKLPFSCTFCSRLFKHKRSRDRHVKLHTGDKKYHCGECDSAFSRSDHLKIHMKTHASNKPHKCPVCRRGFLSSSSLHGHMQVHERGKDSGSTGFNRADEWKLKETRKCSRCEEGFDVPEELQRHIAECHPECSPSEDGGLGATLQCIYCHEPFSDEGTLLTHIDQAHSRDRKGHTCTICSEHFLSVEDLYSHMDIHQLPESSNHSNSPSLLTVGYTSVSSTTPDSNLSVDSSTMVEAAAPVPKTRGRRKRASQNTSELGGRSSKQPKISYSCIYCNKQVFSSLAVLQIHLRTMHLDKPEQAHTCQFCLEVLPSLLNLNEHLKQVHNAEDHAALLASLPDALLQCNFCPEVLSDLNALQEHIRCSHGFPSPVAKESNAFFCPQCFMGFLTEATLEEHVRQTHCDGGSLRFDSPLAVTPKEPIVEVYSCSYCTNSPIFNSVLKLNKHIKENHKNIPLALNYINNGKKSLRTLSPSSPISVEQTAMLKQGSSASRTASEFICNQCGAKYTSLDLFQTHLKTHLDGLQPQLTCPQCNKEFPNQESLLKHVTIHFTITSTYYICESCDKQFTSVDDLQKHLLDMHTFVFFRCTLCQEVFDSKVSTQLHLAVKHSNEKKVYRCTSCNWDFRHETDLQLHVKHSHLENQGRSHRCIFCGESFGTEVELQCHITTHSKKYNCRFCSKAFHAIVLLEKHLREKHCVFEGKTPNCGTNGSAVSGGDGQPKEDVEIQGLLTNSHGPGAGGGSVVESQNSHDGSEEEVDTADPMYGCEICGASYTMESLLTNHQLRDHNIRPGESAMIKRKAEMIKGNHKCNVCSRTFFSEAGLREHMQTHLGPVKHYMCPICGERFPSLLTLTEHKVTHSKSLDTGSCRICKMPLHSEEDFLEHCQMHPDLRNSLTGFRCVVCMQTVTSTLELKIHGTFHMQKTGTMSSNQPMSRNNVISQNQHPHHTQKLFKCASCLKDFRSKLDLVKLDINGLPYGLCASCVTAAGSKSSSPTVNGGRQQQQQGGATTPATTAAWVQGESLSPGDGKGKGVSSSSSSSSTSSLSAIKTRCSSCNVKFETETELQNHVQMVHREQAGDSNSGHMKTPQVSPMPRASPSQTEEKKTYQCIKCQMVFYSEWDIQVHVANHMLGLQVPGSHHQIEEGLNHECKLCSQSFDSPAKLQCHLIEHSFEGMGGTFKCPVCFTVFVQANKLQQHIFSAHGQEDKIYDCSQCPQKFFFQTELQNHTLTQHSS